A DNA window from Suncus etruscus isolate mSunEtr1 chromosome 8, mSunEtr1.pri.cur, whole genome shotgun sequence contains the following coding sequences:
- the LOC126016405 gene encoding uncharacterized protein LOC126016405: MTIWAFDTNFNYRNRTKMEFGEAPPIPRKPRPHHSGPTQPTINAAAPSPAHTPKAPPAERPPHRKSNAAGGRRLPAAHAPFPKHGGRDPRADRGSPPGPAPPGPRSPACGAATSSPSPPAAASAEPPQVQRSAAWAMPLLRPASAHEPPTKTDGPFFTLHAFCSLRQRWDSSCDLPLQRLA; encoded by the exons ATGACGATCTGGGCTTTTGACACCAATTTTAACTACAGGAATCGTACAAAAATGGAA TTCGGGGAGGCCCCGCCCATCCCGAGAAAACCACGCCcacaccactccggccccacccaACCCACCATAAACGCCGCCGCGCCAAGCCCCGCCCACACCCCTAAGGCCCCGCCCGCGGAGAGACCCCCCCACCGGAAGTCCAACGCTGCCGGCGGGCGGCGGCTTCCGGCGGCGCATGCGCCCTTCCCCAAACATGGCGGCCGGGACCCGCGAGCTGACCGCGGCTCTCCTCCCGGCCCCGCCCCTCCCGGCCCCCGGTCCCCCGCGTGCGGCGCCGCCACCTCGTCGCCTTCACCCCCGGCCGCGGCGTCTGCAGAGCCACCTCAG GTTCAGAGATCAGCTGCCTGGGCCATGCCTCTTCTAAGGCCCGCTTCAGCTCACGAGCCCCCCACGAAGACAGATGGGCCTTTCTTCACGCTGCACGCCTTCTGCTCCCTGAGACAGAGATGGGATAGTTCCTGCGATCTGCCCCTTCAGAGACTGGCTTAG